A stretch of the Photobacterium sp. CCB-ST2H9 genome encodes the following:
- a CDS encoding DEAD/DEAH box helicase, with protein sequence MQASPLAYLKYYRRCYREDSHDLSLSNVLKIRQDRRLWIREEENLLSGKLPRQPVVDKVAEEMAKQVDLYRREKRLIYGSLMIKGQINITNGIAAQRQLFSPLLYLPAELVLDDAEHRCVQVDVTDIRLNNALLRQILNPEIDPQVIDTFPEPVFPLTDIYIAQVGHWLGTHCQVQRLESLARWPVLECASETMKISGTDNIELVCASGLFLADRSRGSRGVLHELNLMQQRQSLSQPLMQLFHLESHREKQQRKTTSHACHLPYQLSLPQQQALKNAAHQPLSILAGPPGTGKSFTIAAMAIDRMMHGESVLIVAKTDQAIDVIAEKLRDGFGLEGGFVHANSTSFNKTMRQYLESILLSGLRVTVSHDDNSAQQLKQTGAELAKAEKEFSRALWIARYASGHNSGTWLQKLKANFLSRFIRESALWETQETLQRATQVYNSLTMSEINRIRNEQLADVLQTQRRTMHQFWDALKARNSKTQEERFRDTDFTTITTALPIWLVTVDELSQSLPLHESLFDVVIFDEATQCDIASALPALYRAKRAVVAGDVKQLRHVSFLSRGQQNKFWHEEGLPEHLLENFAYRDKSLLDCVSASLSNQSAVTFLDEHYRSQADLIRFSNQYFYGNRLKIMQARPGGSQQPALEFIYLPEGQRTKTGRNSAEKEAVITLIQSYLDAFRNAAYPPKIGVISPFREQAAFIEKAVEKEFSYEVIQRYALRVSTPYGFQGEERDIMILSMAVDENSARAAAYLNREDMFNVMVTRARKSQVIFHSFIPEVLSHQNLLRQYLGFSHNDKATTTQQNAESFICDFTDQIKQALERAGVQYWVGAFVAGENIDVICQHGESTLGLDLIGYSGDFEGYFDLNTHRTFQRAGLQVLPVPFQLWQSDPERVLREIKNRLSIS encoded by the coding sequence ATGCAGGCTTCTCCACTCGCTTATTTGAAATATTATCGGCGCTGTTATCGTGAAGACAGTCATGATCTCTCTTTGTCGAATGTCTTAAAAATTCGGCAGGATCGAAGGCTATGGATTCGAGAAGAAGAAAACCTGCTCAGCGGTAAATTACCCAGGCAACCTGTCGTCGATAAAGTTGCGGAAGAGATGGCGAAGCAGGTCGATTTGTATCGAAGAGAAAAGCGTTTGATCTACGGTAGTCTGATGATCAAAGGGCAGATAAATATTACGAATGGTATTGCTGCACAACGACAGCTGTTTTCGCCATTACTTTATTTGCCGGCTGAACTGGTTCTTGATGATGCCGAACACAGATGTGTTCAGGTTGATGTGACTGACATTCGATTAAACAACGCGCTCCTGAGGCAAATACTTAACCCTGAGATTGATCCGCAGGTGATTGATACATTTCCAGAACCAGTGTTTCCGCTGACCGACATTTATATTGCCCAAGTCGGACACTGGTTGGGGACACATTGTCAGGTACAACGCCTTGAAAGTTTAGCCAGATGGCCGGTTTTAGAATGCGCATCAGAGACAATGAAAATTTCCGGCACGGATAACATTGAGCTGGTGTGTGCCAGCGGACTCTTTCTTGCAGACAGAAGCCGAGGGAGTCGGGGCGTTTTACATGAATTGAATCTGATGCAACAACGGCAATCGCTTTCTCAGCCATTAATGCAATTGTTTCATTTAGAAAGCCATCGTGAGAAGCAACAAAGAAAAACAACATCTCACGCATGCCATTTACCATATCAGTTGAGTTTGCCTCAGCAACAGGCCTTGAAAAATGCTGCGCACCAACCTTTAAGCATCCTGGCCGGACCTCCAGGCACTGGGAAAAGTTTTACCATTGCTGCGATGGCTATCGACCGTATGATGCATGGTGAATCTGTTTTAATCGTAGCTAAAACAGATCAGGCCATTGATGTGATTGCGGAAAAACTCCGGGATGGTTTTGGTCTTGAAGGTGGCTTTGTTCATGCTAACAGCACATCCTTTAATAAAACGATGCGCCAGTATCTGGAGAGTATTCTGCTGTCCGGTCTAAGAGTGACGGTGTCACATGATGATAACTCTGCACAGCAGCTGAAACAGACAGGTGCTGAACTCGCAAAGGCTGAAAAAGAGTTTTCACGAGCTTTATGGATTGCTCGTTACGCAAGCGGACATAACTCCGGAACCTGGTTACAAAAACTCAAAGCAAATTTTCTGAGTCGTTTTATTAGAGAAAGTGCGTTATGGGAAACACAAGAGACACTGCAACGTGCCACACAAGTTTACAACAGCCTGACGATGTCAGAAATTAACCGGATCAGGAATGAACAACTGGCTGATGTGCTTCAGACACAGCGCAGGACAATGCATCAGTTCTGGGATGCATTGAAAGCAAGGAACTCGAAGACTCAGGAAGAACGTTTCAGGGATACCGATTTTACAACGATAACGACAGCATTACCGATTTGGCTGGTTACAGTAGATGAATTGAGCCAGTCTTTACCGTTGCACGAATCCTTATTTGATGTGGTCATTTTTGACGAAGCGACCCAATGCGATATCGCAAGCGCGCTGCCGGCACTTTATCGTGCCAAGCGGGCGGTTGTTGCAGGTGATGTGAAGCAACTCCGTCATGTTTCTTTTCTTTCTCGCGGCCAACAGAACAAATTCTGGCATGAAGAAGGCTTACCAGAACATTTGTTAGAGAACTTCGCTTATCGTGATAAGTCACTGCTGGATTGTGTGTCTGCCAGTTTATCCAATCAAAGTGCTGTGACGTTTCTGGATGAGCACTACCGGAGCCAAGCCGATCTGATCAGATTCAGCAATCAATACTTCTATGGTAATCGTCTGAAAATCATGCAGGCACGCCCGGGGGGCTCACAGCAACCTGCATTAGAATTTATTTATTTGCCAGAAGGCCAACGTACTAAAACAGGGCGTAACTCAGCAGAAAAAGAAGCTGTGATTACTTTAATTCAATCTTATCTTGATGCTTTTCGTAACGCGGCGTACCCACCAAAAATCGGAGTCATCTCTCCGTTCAGAGAACAGGCTGCTTTTATTGAGAAAGCGGTAGAGAAAGAGTTTTCGTATGAAGTAATACAACGGTATGCGCTGCGGGTCTCAACGCCTTATGGATTTCAAGGTGAAGAGCGTGACATCATGATTCTGTCGATGGCTGTAGATGAAAACAGTGCTCGGGCTGCAGCATACTTAAATCGGGAGGATATGTTTAATGTCATGGTGACTCGCGCAAGGAAGTCACAGGTTATCTTTCATTCGTTCATTCCCGAAGTGTTGAGTCATCAGAATTTGCTCCGCCAGTATCTTGGCTTTTCTCATAACGATAAAGCTACGACGACGCAGCAAAACGCGGAATCATTTATTTGTGATTTCACTGACCAGATCAAACAAGCGCTGGAACGGGCAGGGGTTCAGTATTGGGTCGGCGCTTTTGTTGCAGGAGAAAATATTGACGTGATTTGTCAGCATGGAGAAAGCACGCTAGGCCTCGATTTAATCGGTTACAGTGGCGATTTTGAAGGATACTTTGACCTCAATACTCACAGAACCTTCCAGCGCGCCGGACTGCAAGTACTCCCGGTACCATTCCAGCTATGGCAATCTGACCCTGAACGTGTCCTTCGTGAAATTAAAAATCGCTTAAGTATAAGCTAG
- a CDS encoding helix-turn-helix domain-containing protein, whose translation MLLTMTDNELLRIELIQDICDKRLTGVEAAGLLKLSPRQVYRLVKRFIELGAAYQRIS comes from the coding sequence ATGCTATTAACCATGACTGATAATGAATTATTGAGAATCGAGCTTATCCAAGACATCTGTGACAAACGGCTCACCGGTGTTGAGGCTGCCGGTTTACTTAAACTGAGTCCGCGCCAAGTTTATCGTTTGGTCAAACGCTTCATTGAATTAGGTGCTGCTTACCAGCGTATATCCTAA